A single region of the Grus americana isolate bGruAme1 chromosome 3, bGruAme1.mat, whole genome shotgun sequence genome encodes:
- the TBP gene encoding TATA-box-binding protein, producing the protein MDQNNSLPPYAQGLASPQGAMTPGIPIFSPMMPYGTGLTPQPVQSTNSLSILEEQQRQQQQQQAAQQSTSQQATQGTSGQTPQLFHSQTLTTAPLPGTTPLYPSPMTPMTPITPATPASESSGIVPQLQNIVSTVNLGCKLDLKTIALRARNAEYNPKRFAAVIMRIREPRTTALIFSSGKMVCTGAKSEEQSRLAARKYARVVQKLGFPAKFLDFKIQNMVGSCDVKFPIRLEGLVLTHQQFSSYEPELFPGLIYRMIKPRIVLLIFVSGKVVLTGAKVRAEIYEAFENIYPILKGFRKTT; encoded by the exons ATGGATCAGAACAACAGCTTGCCACCCTACGCGCAAGGCTTAGCTTCCCCTCAG GGCGCAATGACTCCAGGAATTCCAATTTTTAGCCCAATGATGCCGTATGGCACAGGACTGACACCACAGCCTGTCCAGAGCACCAACAGTCTGTCCATCCTCGAGGaacagcagcggcagcagcagcagcaacaagcaGCGCAGCAGTCGACATCACAGCAAGCGACACAGGGAACATCTGGTCAAACTCCCCAGCTCTTCCACTCACAGACTCTTACCACAGCCCCTTTACCGGGAACCACGCCTCTGTATCCCTCTCCAATGACTCCGATGACTCCAATAACTCCTGCCACACCGGCATCCGAGAGCTCTGGGATAGTGCCACAGCTACA GAATATTGTGTCCACGGTAAATCTTGGTTGCAAACTTGACCTAAAAACTATTGCGCTTCGTGCCCGAAATGCTGAATACAATCCCAAG cgttttgctgctgttattatGAGAATAAGAGAACCACGTACTACTGCACTTATATTCAGCTCTGGCAAAATGGTGTGCACAGGAGCGAAAAG TGAGGAGCAATCCAGACTGGCAGCAAGGAAGTATGCAAGAGTTGTTCAGAAACTGGGTTTTCCTGCAAAatttttggattttaaaattcagaacatGGTGGGCAGCTGTGATGTGAAATTTCCCATCAGATTAGAAGGACTGGTACTCACACACCAGCAGTTCAGCAG CTACGAGCCAGAATTGTTTCCTGGCTTAATCTACAGAATGATCAAGCCAAGAATTGttctgcttatttttgtttcGGGAAAAGTGGTTTTAACTG gtgctAAAGTACGAGCAGAAATCTatgaagcatttgaaaacatCTATCCTATTTTAAAGGGATTCAGAAAGACAACGTAA